In Porites lutea chromosome 9, jaPorLute2.1, whole genome shotgun sequence, a single window of DNA contains:
- the LOC140949217 gene encoding uncharacterized protein: MVGYCIQPIAMASDDDSSACGKVLPSLLSYEEQLSPEWKTVATSDERIYFVNHRTRSTHWFPPPEFWTSKLGLPYGWEAALDSHNRKYYINHVTRTTTREDPRSEADQATHLQMTSTQAKRIELIRDETIGFGFVAGSEKPVVIRSVIPDGPSFNKLFANDQILKVNGMDVRDSPQVDVISLIKSSVGSIELEVIASDDVQDTKNKHNRKSSLMSRTTRERRRSAPVSVRFADEPALVQVIGPMEPVRRSSVPLIPNVLKVFLENGQTRSFRYDCNTTAEEIFRSFASKLDLRSLEHFSLVLTGPKKGQISYIQNHEKISEIFTNRNCSSVNCLCKLNIAFVPKDHFELLSQDPNAFEYLYAQVTNMSVEGFYGVDLKYDLAIKLAALQIQQKAIEAAVGRLVKISVRQIEKEFGGLCKFFSSDLLHSMRDKEIRKALDQQIKHNENLASPGERHMSSLQCKIHYLNLAAEIFSYGGRYFDAVLVDSGNNGPSLNKNKRQHVTVLVNLKYGVSQVVRGKVNVLCQLAEFYEIKGFKISLYEDHKQLLCIQLQEGKEIQLICSSLDCMDIIALITGYYKLYVDNTSNNPLPVENEEKWPFSFRRDPPANDAPVFYSRHHVVPDVWSYPSRFRTLTSKNKRQAETTKPLKDHKDLFIDLSKAPPRYHETAISEEPGDDHLVTGEVEQKKLEQESVVKKTSRSPNLQCKDDAGDDDDDSPDSVMTQDDYSFLKKASSVLKTSVENMGSVRDYTRSDICNGDETWWDTEELNESRKRHRASLEICDKERSGSKSIKTAEGDDFKNADFISEVVPTGDNEENKNAEVTVFDESEGEVNVSDTESLRSVTTNWSSTEGSNSGLMLSVNSEQHSTHTVRGFDETDGVDKVTRTPNLLSPEDETSKYQYVEKELENLGFSDSGLPDSHSSHTNEGKSVSIKCNGKFQAFADKQVYLNSSAEPQCDRVSTTFSDLGSVERKFDSKTIEQMDYTENEIAFGRFDEQATLEDYCHTPDSYNVEPKDSKLVDCKSFESDASNKHQDLNSLRESEQSHVVLSEFVESSDSETASDVSEGEESLFSEFPEFFQPSRRLRYSGTKEGVLCIAEEDQLEYDMDDLNYLEWKQDRVPVSLIRFHSKDNLDTVTSTNGVIDAGQFEQDLEELSTTSSEISEVSYDITPDLTVKDSEIKCNKFLLSSKEKKDVREQQDEESDVTPVSLISLNDRRRDVSLETHSSSNDQEIMIAKSSASLSGDKAVLYSDDYLNLIEMESTAKKSEAVVGEEPNMLLESSSFNDACAGSRPSFDRSFQQSVLEFRSLNTFSDKSDPVWEDTGSPCSPSAWIIPSPPTPTPELQEDDIQVVSPPPTDTAVLYEDELDKELEDLIVPPPPLAESVTTISDIKIASPPPSLPKQITNQNVTDDLNCDYDEVRFLSLTDDHKIAHNKGLRVNFTEDNKIKAQNVEARGLFASKRTFYASQSAFSSCGTYQHNTSAKTYSAASLKQKPAVPPKPFYLQSTKSKSRMIRCDTIPADKGMDASLNAKHVIKPEGNATVARTINEPEQCLNQLHTRAGLSFLPSQFHDETFFKDSNNNDECPVQSQSQVQTSFKALGEVLESDPGGEVKSSKFKDELFLNSFVESDSMSTSKKPVAFHPTYVVSTLVTSEDVLTEHEISEQPGSSRMRRSFKLMTRPQRPIQSSKKGVFKFLSHKQSVDFNEDVNENLLPLSTPSLTPDSSPPPLPETSPPKTIVGLNDDHFDFGETLSDTLEDYAQSYGREDQCFDLPSSAAELKSRRSLDKLRKRGSSTDSLPKSEEETSSKFYITGSSPRGISWRSFSEDNLHVEDERSCRIPSIIFSQNRKLGDVIDSCSGFQFLDQHQTDSVETKCSEVVKEGLSRVCSFKKRLEFCLKEGLTIEKLPDERMNWLLMLQNNARFLACDVKVIVSSVRRGTAQVVSAIQASLDSLEKLVESCEKANATVVENTTWSVSTMVSMVIEVVEHCGDVITSVEATVEEQPNNCGLESLTEKANALGTLIASLIRKIRKG; this comes from the exons ATGGTTGGTTATTGTATTCAACCTATTGCAATGGCTTCTGATGATGATTCCAGCGCTTGTGGCAAAGTTTTGCCGTCTTTGCTGTCATACGAAGAACAGCTGTCTCCAGAATGGAAAACGGTCGCGACGAGCGATGAAAGGATCTACTTTGTAAA CCATCGTACAAGATCAACGCACTGGTTTCCTCCGCCTGAATTTTGGACCAGTAAATTAGGTCTTCCATATGGCTGGGAAGCGGCCTTAGACAGCCACAACAGGAAATATTACATTAA CCATGTAACAAGGACGACAACCCGTGAAGACCCAAGGTCAGAAGCTGATCAAGCAACTCATCTCCAGATG ACTTCAACTCAGGCAAAAAGAATTGAACTTATCAGAGATGAAACCATAG GTTTTGGATTTGTTGCGGGCAGTGAAAAGCCAGTAGTGATACGCTCTGTAATACCAG ATGGACCGTCGTTCAACAAGTTGTTTGCTAATGATCAGATCCTAAAGGTAAATGGAATGGATGTACGAGATTCTCCACAAGTCGATGTCATCAGCCTAATAAA GAGTTCCGTTGGAAGTATTGAACTGGAGGTGATAGCAAGTGACGACGTACAAGATACTAAAAACAAG CATAACCGGAAGTCATCGCTCATGAGTCGAACGACAAGAGAACGTCGGCGATCTGCTCCAGTCTCTGTGCGCTTTGCAGATGAACCTGCGTTAGTCCAGGTCATTGGTCCAATGGAACCTGTCAGAAGA TCTTCAGTGCCGCTTATTCCAAATGTGTTGAAAGTTTTTCTGGAAAATGGTCAGACACGTTCTTTTCGGTACGACTGCAACACAACTGCCGAG GAAATTTTTCGCTCATTTGCTTCAAAGCTTGATCTGAGGTCATTGGAACATTTCAGTCTTGTTCTGACTGGCCCAAAAAAGGGACAAATCTCCTACATACAAAACCACGAAAAGATTTCTGAG ATTTTCACCAATCGAAACTGCAGTAGCGTCAACTGTCTGTGTAAACTTAATATTGC CTTTGTACCCAAGGACCATTTTGAGTTGCTTTCACAGGATCCTAATGCTTTTGAGTATCTTTATGCACAG gttACTAACATGTCGGTGGAAGGATTTTATGGAGTGGACTTGAAGTATGACCTTGCCATCAAGCTCGCCGCTCTGCAGATCCAACAAAAAGCCATCGAAGCTGCAGTCGGACGCCTGGTGAAAATATCAGTACGACAAATAGAGAAGGAGTTTGGAGGATTGTGCAAGTTTTTCTCGTCTGATCTTCTCCACAGTATGAGGGATAAAGAAATCCGTAAGGCTTTGGATCAGCAAATAAAACACAACGAGAATTTAGCCTCCCCAGGAGAAAGACATATGAGCTCATTACAGTGTAAAATACATTACTTGAACCTAGCCGCAGAGATATTTTCTTACGGTGGAAGATACTTTGATGCTGTGCTTGTTGATAGCGGCAACAATGGACCAAGTTTAAATAAG AACAAGAGGCAGCATGTCACTGTACTAGTCAACCTGAAATATGGAGTGAGTCAAGTTGTCAGAGGAAAAGTTAATGTT CTGTGTCAACTTGCGGAGTTCTACGAGATCAAAGGATTCAAGATTTCTCTTTACGAAGATCACAAGCAACTTTTGTGTATCCAGCTTCAAGAGGGGAAG GAAATTCAGTTAATTTGTTCCTCATTGGACTGCATGGACATAATTGCGCTCATTACTGGTTATTACAAATTATATGTCGACAACACAAGCAACAATCCACtacctgtagaaaacgaagagaaatggccgttttcattTAGGCGGGATCCTCCAGCAAATGACG CGCCAGTATTTTACTCAAGACATCATGTGGTCCCAGACGTTTGGTCATACCCTTCGCGCTTTAGAACGTTAACTTCAAAGAACAAAAGACAAGCAGAAACCACTAAACCCTTAAAAGATCACAAGGACTTATTTATCGACCTGTCGAAGGCTCCCCCTCGATACCATGAAACGGCGATTTCAGAGGAGCCTGGTGACGACCACTTAGTCACAGGAGAAGTCGAGCAGAAGAAACTGGAGCAGGAATCCGTGGTCAAGAAAACCTCACGGTCGCCCAACCTCCAATGTAAAGATGATGcaggtgatgatgatgatgattcccCTGATTCTGTCATGACGCAGGATGATTACAGTTTTCTTAAAAAGGCATCATCTGTTTTAAAGACAAGTGTGGAAAACATGGGCAGTGTCAGGGATTATACAAGAAGTGATATTTGTAACGGTGACGAAACCTGGTGGGACACAGAAGAGTTAAACGAGTCACGAAAGCGACACCGAGCATCCTTGGAAATTTGTGACAAAGAAAGATCGGGTAGTAAGTCTATCAAAACAGCAGAGGGAGACGACTTTAAAAACGCTGATTTCATTTCAGAGGTAGTACCCACAGGTGACAACGAGGAAAATAAAAACGCAGAAGTGACTGTTTTTGATGAAAGCGAAGGTGAAGTAAATGTCAGCGATACAGAGAGCTTAAGGTCAGTAACAACTAACTGGTCGTCAACTGAAGGTAGTAACAGTGGATTAATGTTGTCTGTAAATTCCGAGCAGCACAGTACTCACACGGTTCGTGGTTTTGATGAAACAGATGGTGTTGACAAAGTGACGAGAACACCAAATCTACTGTCTCCTGAAGATGAAACCAGTAAATATCAATATGTTGAAAAGGAGTTGGAGAACCTGGGATTTAGTGACAGTGGTCTGCCAGACAGTCATAGTAGCCACACAAATGAAGGAAAGTCTGTCTCAATCAAATGTAATGGGAAATTCCAAGCGTTTGCAGATAAACAAGTGTATCTAAACTCTTCCGCAGAACCTCAATGTGACAGAGTTTCAACTACTTTTAGCGATCTGGGGAGCGTCGAAAGGAAATTCGACAGCAAGACAATAGAACAAATGGATTATACAGAAAATGAAATTGCTTTCGGCAGATTTGATGAACAGGCAACTTTGGAGGATTATTGTCATACTCCTGATTCGTACAACGTTGAGCCTAAAGATTCCAAATTGGTAGATTGTAAAAGTTTTGAAAGCGATGCATCCAATAAACACCAGGATCTTAACAGTCTTAGGGAGAGTGAACAAAGCCATGTGGTTCTATCAGAATTTGTTGAAAGTAGTGACTCAGAAACGGCGTCTGATGTTTCAGAAGGAGAAGAATCTCTATTCTCAGAGTTTCCGGAGTTCTTCCAGCCCAGTAGGCGCCTTAGGTATTCCGGTACCAAAGAGGGCGTTCTTTGTATTGCTGAGGAAGATCAACTTGAATATGATATGGATGATTTGAATTATCTGGAATGGAAACAAGATCGTGTGCCGGTGAGTCTAATAAGATTCCACTCAAAAGATAATTTAGACACCGTCACGTCTACAAATGGCGTCATAGACGCCGGCCAGTTTGAGCAAGATTTGGAAGAATTGTCTACCACTTCCTCTGAAATTTCTGAGGTCTCCTATGATATAACTCCTGATTTGACGGTGAAAGACAGCGAaataaaatgtaataaatttcTGCTTTCTAGCAAGGAAAAGAAAGACGTTCGCGAACAGCAAGATGAGGAGAGTGATGTTACACCTGTTTCGTTGATTTCATTAAATGATAGACGTCGTGACGTCTCGCTGGAGACTCATTCAAGCTCGAACGATCAGGAGATTATGATAGCGAAATCTTCGGCCTCACTTTCAGGTGATAAAGCGGTTCTATACTCTGATGATTACCTGAATTTAATCGAAATGGAAAGCACTGCCAAAAAGTCAGAAGCTGTCGTTGGCGAAGAGCCAAACATGCTGCTTGAATCAAGTTCCTTTAATGATGCTTGTGCTGGATCCAGGCCTTCATTTGACCGATCATTCCAACAAAGTGTCTTAGAATTCCGATCTTTAAACACTTTCTCTGATAAAAGTGACCCTGTTTGGGAGGACACAGGGAGCCCATGTTCTCCATCTGCCTGGATCATACCCTCGCCTCCAACGCCTACTCCGGAACTTCAAGAAGATGATATTCAAGTTGTCTCGCCTCCTCCTACTGATACTGCAGTATTATATGAGGATGAATTGGATAAGGAGCTTGAGGACCTGATTGTCCCACCTCCTCCTTTGGCTGAAAGTGTCACTACCATTTCAGATATAAAAATTGCCTCTCCCCCACCATCACTACCCAAGCAAATAACCAACCAAAACGTTACAGACGATTTAAACTGCGATTACGACGAAGTAAGGTTTCTGTCCTTGACTGATGATCATAAAATCGCTCACAACAAAGGACTGCGGGTAAATTTTACGGAagacaacaaaattaaagctcAAAATGTCGAGGCTCGCGGATTGTTTGCTTCAAAACGAACATTTTATGCAAGCCAGTCAGCATTTTCAAGTTGCGGCACTTACCAACACAACACATCTGCCAAAACCTACTCAGCAGCTTCACTAAAACAAAAGCCTGCTGTTCCCcccaaaccattttacttaCAGTCAACAAAAAGTAAAAGCAGAATGATCAGATGCGATACTATTCCCGCAGATAAAGGTATGGACGCTTCGTTGAATGCAAAGCATGTGATCAAACCTGAAGGTAATGCCACCGTGGCTAGAACCATAAATGAACCTGAGCAATGTTTAAATCAACTGCATACGAGGGCTGGCCTGTCATTTTTGCCATCTCAATTTCACGATGAAACCTTCTTTAAGGATTCAAACAATAATGATGAATGTCCCGTGCAGTCCCAATCACAGGTACAAACATCCTTTAAAGCTTTGGGGGAGGTTTTGGAGTCAGACCCGGGAGGCGAAGTTAAATCTAGTAAATTTAAGGATGAACTCTTCTTGAACTCTTTTGTGGAATCGGATTCCATGAGTACGTCTAAAAAGCCCGTGGCGTTTCATCCAACATATGTGGTTTCTACCTTGGTTACCTCGGAAGACGTTTTAACCGAACATGAGATAAGTGAACAACCTGGCTCTAGTAGAATGAGGAGAAGCTTTAAGTTAATGACCAGACCACAACGACCTATACAATCTTCCAAGAAAGGCGTCTTTAAGTTTCTATCTCACAAACAGTCTGTTGATTTCAACGAGGATgttaatgaaaatttgttgccTCTATCGACCCCGTCGCTTACCCCTGACAGTTCCCCACCTCCATTGCCGGAAACTTCACCTCCGAAAACCATTGTTGGTTTAAATGACGATCATTTTGACTTCGGCGAAACGTTAAGTGATACATTGGAAGATTATGCCCAGAGTTACGGTCGCGAGGACCAATGCTTCGATCTTCCTTCTTCTGCAGCGGAATTGAAAAGCAGGCGATCTCTAGACAAACTTCGTAAACGGGGCAGTTCCACTGACAGCTTGCCGAAAAGTGAAGAGGAAACTTCCAGTAAATTCTACATCACTGGTTCATCCCCTCGAGGCATAAGCTGGAGATCTTTTAGCGAGGACAATCTTCATGTTGAAGACGAGAGATCTTGCAGAATTCCCAGCATCATTTTTAGTCAGAATAGAAAGTTGGGTGACGTCATTGATTCATGTTCAGGCTTTCAGTTTCTGGATCAACATCAAACTGACTCTGTAGAGACAAAATGCTCTGAAGTAGTCAAAGAAGGACTGTCAAGAGTTTGcagctttaaaaaaaggctTGAATTCTGTTTGAAAGAAGGTTTGACAATTGAAAAATTACCAGATGAACGAATGAACTGGCTGTTGATGTTACAAAACAACGCTAGGTTCTTAGCATGTGACGTCAAAGTTATCGTTTCGAGTGTTCGAAGAGGAACCGCTCAAGTTGTGTCAGCAATCCAGGCCTCTTTAGATTCTTTGGAAAAGCTGGTGGAATCTTGCGAGAAAGCCAACGCGACAGTTGTTGAAAACACGACATGGAGTGTCAGTACGATGGTATCAATGGTGATTGAGGTGGTAGAGCACTGTGGTGATGTCATCACAAGTGTGGAAGCCACAGTGGAAGAACAGCCAAATAACTGCGGTTTGGAATCATTGACTGAGAAAGCTAATGCCCTGGGAACGTTAATTGCTTCATTGATCAGAAAGATACGAAAGGGTTGA
- the LOC140947338 gene encoding carbonic anhydrase 1-like has translation MTNTSSWSYAENGFGPRCWHERFKIANGNLQSPINIETAQAKEGNSVGPVQFKYISIRDSTITNDGRQLRITLTRNESVVTGGPLTDRYQLAVIRFHWGNDNCSGSEHSVDGHNYPLEVQLIHWNADVYKNIGEAITGENGICIIGLLYQVTDEDNEGLAPVIKLLSRDENKGCFSLEVKSAIDPNKIIADMNSYWTYQGSLTTPPLSENVTWLISQNIMGLSEKQMNAFRSIRNSIGESMADHCRPACPLNDRPVLSCACVVKSTSMDNNNEVDSGVEDKEDLSEEIGASEENENLEEINGYNDGAVDNVDADEGAEKGGKDENTNQQINIDDNADTAMNDQDANFHGNQVISDVEDDTESVLYDENANRHASDEKCGTVILDDGLLELMNKLAE, from the exons ATGACAAATACCTCTTCTTGGAGCTATGCTGAGAACGGATTCG GCCCTCGTTGCTGGCACGAGCGCTTCAAGATCGCCAACGGAAATTTGCAGTCGCCGATTAATATCGAAACAGCACAGGCAAAGGAAGGAAACAGTGTTGGGCCAGTACAGTTCAAGTATATAAGCATCCGCGATAGTACAATTACAAACGATGGAAGACAACTGCGAATCACTTTAACGAGAAATGAATCAG TTGTAACAGGTGGCCCACTAACCGACCGATACCAGCTTGCAGTAATCCGATTTCACTGGGGAAATGATAACTGTTCAGGCTCTGAACACTCGGTTGATGGCCACAATTATCCATTAGAG GTTCAGCTTATTCATTGGAATGCAGATGTGTATAAGAACATTGGAGAAGCAATCACAGGAGAAAATGGGATATGCATAATCGGACTCTTATATCAG GTAACAGATGAGGACAATGAAGGCTTAGCACCAGTTATTAAATTACTTTCTAGGGATGAGAACAAG GGGTGCTTTTCCTTGGAGGTAAAATCTGCCATAGACCCAAATAAAATCATTGCAG ATATGAACTCTTACTGGACATACCAGGGCTCTCTTACTACACCTCCGCTAAGTgaaaatgtcacgtggttaatATCGCAAAATATCATGGGCCTTTCTGAGAAACAG ATGAATGCGTTCCGCAGTATTCGAAACAGCATTGGAGAATCTATGGCAGACCACTGTAGACCAGCTTGCCCGCTCAACGATCGACCGGTGTTATCCTGTGCGTGTGTTGTAAAGAGCACCAGTATGGACAATAATAATGAAGTTGATAGCGGTGTGGAAGATAAAGAGGATCTTTCCGAAGAGATTGGTGCAAgcgaagaaaatgaaaaccttGAAGAGATCAATGGTTACAACGATGGTGCTGTTGATAACGTTGATGCCGATGAAGGTGCAGAGAAAGGCGGAAAAGATGAAAATACAAATCAACAAATAAATATTGACGACAATGCAGACACGGCCATGAATGATCAAGATGCAAATTTCCATGGCAACCAGGTGATAAGTGATGTTGAGGATGACACCGAAAGCGTTTTGTATGATGAAAATGCTAACCGCCATGCGAGCGATGAAAAGTGTGGTACAGTCATCTTAGATGATGGACTTTTGGAATTGATGAACAAACTTGCTGAATGA